In Clavibacter californiensis, the sequence TGGGCCAGGTGCTCGGCTTCGCGATCGTCGTCGCCGTGCTCAACATCGTCGTCGGCACCGTGCTCGGCGCCGTGGCCGCGCTGCTCTACAACCTGAGCGTGCGCATCACGGGCGGCGTCCTCGTCGGCTTCACCAACGCGTAGCCGATTGGGAGAAACGGGCAGGCGTACGGTAACGTGTACCTGCCCGATGGGGATATAGCTCAGTTGGTTAGAGCGCTTCACTGATAATGAAGAGGTCCCAGGTTCAAATCCTGGTATCCCCACCAACACCCCCGGATGCGCATGATCCGGGGGCATGGCGGGAAGCGAGTCGGTAGATCGCACGGCGATCCGAGGCTCGCCGATCGGGGTCATAGCTCAATTGGTAGAGCGCCTGCTTTGCAAGCAGGAGGTCCGGGGTTCGATTCCCCGTGACTCCACATCTCGCCCGTCACCGGGCGCCTTCCACTCCTCGCGCTCCGCTCGCGCCCGGTCGAACGACGAAGGCCCGGGCACCTCTCGGTGTCCGGGCCTTCTGCGGATCGCACCTGCGACCGAGGAGCCGTGATCAGCTCGCGGGCTGGTCCTTCGCGATCGCGTCGACGGCCTCGGGCTCGTCGTCGGCGATCCACAGGTCGTCGTCCGCGCGGAACGTCTGGTACAGCGCGTAGCCGACGCCGCCGACCACGACGACGCCGAGCGCGATGAGGGCGACACCGCCGAAGCCGAGGCCCTTCTTCGCGGGAGCGACCTGCGGGACGTATCGACCCACGTAGGAGCGGCCGTTGTCGACGTAGTGCTTGCCGAACTCCTGCGCCTTGGAGGAGACCTTGCCGGCCTTCTTGACCGCGTCCTTCACCTGCTTGCTGTTGCGGATGCCCTCGGTGGCGGCGACCGCGGATCCGGCTGCACCGGCGACGGCAGGGAGGACCGTGTGGGTGAAGCCCTTGTAGGCGGAGTCGGCCGCGGTGCGCACTCGCTCGGCGCCAGCCTCGTAGCCGGGACGGATGTGGTCGTCGACGCCGCGCTTGACGGCGGGGACGACGTGCTGGTCGGACAGCTTGCGGGCGGTGTGCGCGGCCTCGGCCACGACGACGTTGGCCCGGTCGAGGACCTCGCGCTGCTCCTTGAGGACGGCGGCCGCGTGGGTGCGGAGCTTCGCCAACTCCTTCTTGTTCTTGCGTGACAGACCCAAGGGGACCTCCATCGGTGTGATTTCGCCAGGATCTTCAGTCTGGCACGGGTGCCTCTGCGGGCAAACACGACGGACCCTGTGCGTCCCCCGAGTCCCAGCTCCGCCATGAGACCATTGCTCCATGTCTGCGCACACTCACGTCGCCACCATGACGACCAACCACGGCACCATCGTCCTCAACCTCTTCGGGTCCCACGCGCCCCAGACCGTCGAGAACTTCGTCGGCCTCGCCACGGGCGAGAAGGAGTGGACCCACCCCCAGACCGGCAAGAAGTCGACCGACCCGCTCTACGACGGCGTCGTCTTCCACCGCATCATCAAGGACTTCATGCTCCAGGGCGGCGACCCGCTCGGCCAGGGCACCGGCGGACCGGGCTACCAGTTCGACGACGAGATCAGCCGCGACCTCGACTTCTCCATGCCCTACATCCTCGCCATGGCCAACGCCGGCACGCAGGGCGGTCGCGGCACGAACGGCTCGCAGTTCTTCATCACCACGGCGCCCACCACCTGGCTCCAGGGCAAGCACACGATCTTCGGCGAGGTCGCCGACGAGGCGTCCAAGAAGGTCGTCGACGCGCTCAACGCGGTCCCGACCGACGGCCGCGACCGTCCCCGCGAGGACGTCGTGATCGAGAGCGTCACCGTCGAGAAGGTCTGATGACCGACTCACCCCGTACGGCGGCCGACCGCTGCTACCGGCACCCCGACCGGCAGAGCTTCGTGCTGTGCCAGCGATGCGGGCGGACCATCTGCCCCGAGTGCCAGACGCCGGCCGCCGTCGGGGTGATCTGCCCCGAGGACATGAAGGAGCAGCGTCGCACCGCTCCCCGTTCCCGGGCGTCCTTCGTCACGCGGATGACGCGGAGCTCCGCGCCCGTCGTGACGTACGGGATCATGGCGGTCTGCGCCGTCGTCTGGATCCTGCAGGTGCTGCCCGTCGTCGGCGCATACGTGACCACGTCGCTGTGGTTCGCCCCCGTCTACGGCAGCGTCGCCTCCGGCGCCTACGAACCGTGGCGCATGCTCACGAGCGCCTTCACGCACTCGCCCGACAGCATCCTCCACATCGTCTTCAACATGCTGTCGGTATTCGTCTTCGGCCGCGTCCTCGAGCCCATGCTCGGCCGCGCCCGCTTCCTCGGCCTCTTCCTGATCTCGGCGCTCGGCG encodes:
- a CDS encoding peptidylprolyl isomerase, with the protein product MSAHTHVATMTTNHGTIVLNLFGSHAPQTVENFVGLATGEKEWTHPQTGKKSTDPLYDGVVFHRIIKDFMLQGGDPLGQGTGGPGYQFDDEISRDLDFSMPYILAMANAGTQGGRGTNGSQFFITTAPTTWLQGKHTIFGEVADEASKKVVDALNAVPTDGRDRPREDVVIESVTVEKV
- a CDS encoding rhomboid family intramembrane serine protease, which translates into the protein MTDSPRTAADRCYRHPDRQSFVLCQRCGRTICPECQTPAAVGVICPEDMKEQRRTAPRSRASFVTRMTRSSAPVVTYGIMAVCAVVWILQVLPVVGAYVTTSLWFAPVYGSVASGAYEPWRMLTSAFTHSPDSILHIVFNMLSVFVFGRVLEPMLGRARFLGLFLISALGGSLAVEVIGSAMGEPLQAVVGASGAIFGLMGGYFVLARKLGGNVGPLLGIIVINLLLGFVVQGVSWQAHVGGLVTGALVALVLLRTRDARQRGAQIGTLAGLAVAIVVAAAVFPVAV